The following coding sequences lie in one Jonesia denitrificans DSM 20603 genomic window:
- the pstA gene encoding phosphate ABC transporter permease PstA — MATSTPLEPTLATQPGVLTSRPRLPRWAPYATLGFAAILSGAILALSGALSATALVALSVVIYAVAITVWSLRVEGSRYAADRTATTVVTVAFGLALIPLVSLLWTVIDNGARVVTFTFLNTNMVGVYGEMTAGGIFHAIWGTILVTLAATVISVPIGILTAIYLVEYGRGALARGVTFFVDVMTGIPSIVAGLFAFSLFTLLFGPAYRAGIMGATALAVLMTPVVIRSVEEMLRLVPNELREASYALGVSKARTIFKVVLRTAIGGIVTGVMLAIARVIGETAPLLLTIGLAADVNWDLFDGRIATLPVFAYRQYQQGGIGVDRAWGAALTLIVIVMLLNIIARLIAKYYAPKTAR; from the coding sequence ATGGCTACCTCAACACCCCTTGAACCCACCCTGGCCACCCAACCTGGTGTTCTCACCTCACGACCCCGGCTCCCGCGGTGGGCGCCCTACGCCACCCTCGGATTCGCTGCGATCCTTTCCGGCGCTATCCTTGCCCTTTCTGGAGCGCTGTCCGCCACGGCATTGGTCGCGCTCAGCGTGGTCATCTACGCGGTCGCGATCACCGTGTGGTCACTGCGTGTGGAAGGATCGCGATACGCTGCTGACCGTACAGCGACCACAGTGGTCACCGTTGCTTTTGGGCTAGCGCTCATCCCCTTGGTGTCTCTGCTGTGGACCGTCATCGACAATGGTGCACGCGTTGTTACCTTCACGTTTCTCAACACCAACATGGTCGGTGTGTACGGAGAGATGACAGCAGGCGGTATCTTCCACGCAATCTGGGGCACCATTTTGGTCACCCTCGCCGCCACCGTCATCTCCGTCCCCATCGGAATTCTCACTGCCATTTATCTGGTCGAGTACGGGCGTGGGGCGCTTGCCCGAGGCGTCACGTTTTTCGTGGATGTCATGACCGGAATCCCGTCGATCGTCGCAGGTCTTTTCGCGTTCTCGCTGTTCACACTCCTGTTTGGGCCCGCCTACCGTGCAGGCATCATGGGGGCAACCGCACTCGCAGTCCTCATGACCCCCGTGGTGATTCGATCCGTTGAAGAGATGCTCCGCTTGGTGCCTAACGAACTGCGTGAAGCCTCATATGCGCTCGGTGTGTCCAAAGCGCGCACCATCTTCAAAGTGGTTCTCCGGACCGCAATCGGTGGAATCGTCACCGGTGTCATGTTGGCAATCGCGCGCGTGATCGGGGAAACCGCACCTCTGCTCCTGACCATCGGGCTGGCAGCAGACGTCAACTGGGACTTATTTGACGGCCGAATAGCGACCCTCCCAGTCTTTGCTTACCGTCAGTATCAGCAAGGTGGTATCGGTGTGGACCGTGCGTGGGGGGCCGCGCTCACACTCATCGTCATCGTGATGCTGCTCAACATTATTGCCCGACTCATCGCGAAGTACTACGCCCCGAAAACTGCACGCTGA
- the pstC gene encoding phosphate ABC transporter permease subunit PstC, with protein MPTPNRTTREATSTVTNDHNSTATHGSPPQTPSSRGTGQLTVKRRGAVASALSARWFEFLSTGMGLFILIILAAVAAFLVSEAMPALTADTEELQKISWFYADSVIGYVGPLIFGTLLASLIALLLAVPLAVGIALFISHYAPRKLSGPLGYVIDLLAAIPSVVYGLWGALWLAPIVDPAFRWFTSALGFIPLFADYQPPAKNILTASIVLAVMILPIITAVAREVFLQTPRLHEEAALALGATRWEVVQMAVFPFGRSGVISAAMLGLGRALGETMAVLMILSPGFLYSFFLLQPGQHQTIAANIASKFPEASGLSVSVLIATGLALFVITLVVNMFARWIVSRRKDFSGAN; from the coding sequence ATGCCCACACCAAACCGAACCACGCGTGAGGCCACATCTACCGTGACGAACGATCACAACAGCACAGCCACCCACGGCTCACCACCACAGACCCCATCCTCACGCGGGACCGGGCAACTCACCGTGAAGCGGCGCGGCGCTGTCGCATCGGCACTGAGTGCACGCTGGTTTGAGTTCCTGTCCACCGGGATGGGCCTGTTTATCCTCATCATCCTCGCGGCGGTTGCAGCATTCCTCGTGAGCGAAGCGATGCCAGCTCTGACCGCAGACACTGAAGAGCTCCAGAAGATCTCCTGGTTCTACGCGGACTCTGTCATCGGGTACGTCGGGCCACTGATTTTTGGGACCCTCCTAGCCTCACTCATCGCGCTTCTTCTTGCTGTCCCGCTCGCCGTGGGAATCGCACTCTTCATCTCGCATTATGCTCCACGTAAGCTATCCGGGCCCCTCGGGTACGTCATTGACCTGCTTGCCGCCATCCCCTCCGTTGTCTACGGATTATGGGGGGCGCTATGGCTCGCGCCAATTGTCGACCCGGCCTTCCGCTGGTTCACGTCAGCGCTCGGATTTATCCCCCTGTTCGCTGATTATCAGCCCCCCGCGAAGAACATTCTGACCGCATCGATTGTCCTCGCCGTGATGATCCTGCCCATCATCACTGCAGTAGCACGCGAAGTGTTCCTCCAAACCCCCCGCCTTCATGAAGAAGCAGCCCTTGCGCTTGGTGCAACACGGTGGGAAGTCGTCCAGATGGCCGTGTTCCCCTTTGGCCGCTCCGGGGTGATCTCCGCAGCGATGCTCGGGCTCGGACGCGCACTGGGTGAAACCATGGCGGTGCTCATGATCCTGTCTCCTGGGTTCCTCTACTCCTTCTTCTTGCTGCAACCAGGACAGCACCAAACAATCGCCGCGAACATTGCGTCGAAGTTCCCCGAAGCCTCCGGCCTGTCCGTGTCAGTTCTCATTGCAACCGGACTTGCGCTCTTCGTCATCACCCTGGTGGTCAACATGTTTGCCCGCTGGATTGTCTCCCGCCGCAAAGACTTCTCAGGAGCTAACTGA
- the pstS gene encoding phosphate ABC transporter substrate-binding protein PstS, translating to MTTVKNLNSRHLAAGAFAGVLALALSACGADAVQSEETPASGDGASEAPASASGTLAGAGASSQEKAMNGWIATATSTLPDLTVTYEAVGSGGGREQFLGGGVQFAGTDAALKPEEKEAAVERCYGGEAIQLPLYISPIAVAYNLPSVDADHLNMSAETIAKIFNGDITKWNDDAIAAENDGIDLPDLDIIPVNRSDESGTTENFTEYLHAAAGDAWPHDPSGDWPRSGTQSGNGTSGVIDTVNQTEGAITYADASRAEGLGTVALKVGEEYVPFSAEAAAAVVDASPRAEDATASNIVVELDRNTTAAGAYPLVLISYSVACSVYETEADATNVKAFLTYVASEEGQAVAAQPDVAGSAPISANLRSEVQSAIDSISVVK from the coding sequence GTGACAACAGTGAAGAACCTCAACTCCCGCCACCTGGCTGCCGGCGCATTCGCCGGTGTCCTCGCACTCGCCCTCAGTGCCTGCGGTGCTGACGCAGTACAGTCCGAGGAAACCCCCGCATCAGGTGACGGCGCCAGCGAGGCCCCAGCAAGCGCATCGGGAACCCTCGCCGGCGCAGGTGCCTCCTCCCAGGAGAAGGCCATGAACGGCTGGATTGCGACAGCAACCAGCACACTTCCCGACCTCACCGTGACATACGAGGCAGTCGGCTCCGGCGGAGGCCGGGAACAGTTCCTTGGCGGCGGTGTCCAGTTCGCAGGTACTGACGCAGCACTCAAGCCCGAAGAAAAAGAAGCCGCAGTCGAGCGCTGCTACGGCGGAGAAGCTATCCAGCTTCCCCTCTACATCAGCCCCATCGCGGTGGCCTACAACCTTCCCTCCGTGGACGCAGACCACCTCAACATGTCTGCTGAAACAATCGCGAAGATCTTCAACGGTGACATCACCAAGTGGAACGATGACGCGATCGCCGCCGAAAACGACGGTATCGACCTTCCTGACCTTGACATCATTCCCGTGAACCGGTCCGATGAGTCGGGAACCACAGAAAACTTCACCGAATACCTGCACGCTGCCGCAGGCGATGCCTGGCCGCACGACCCCTCCGGTGACTGGCCACGCTCTGGAACCCAGTCCGGAAACGGAACCTCAGGTGTCATCGACACCGTGAACCAAACTGAAGGTGCCATCACTTACGCTGACGCCTCACGCGCCGAAGGGCTGGGAACAGTAGCCCTCAAGGTCGGCGAAGAATACGTTCCTTTCTCCGCGGAAGCAGCAGCCGCCGTTGTAGATGCCTCACCACGTGCCGAGGATGCAACAGCCAGCAACATTGTTGTCGAACTCGACCGCAACACCACGGCAGCTGGAGCCTACCCGCTCGTCCTCATCTCCTACTCTGTGGCGTGCTCGGTCTACGAAACCGAAGCAGACGCCACCAACGTCAAGGCGTTCCTCACCTACGTGGCGTCAGAAGAAGGACAAGCCGTTGCTGCGCAACCAGACGTCGCAGGATCCGCACCAATCTCCGCAAACCTGCGTTCAGAAGTGCAGTCCGCGATCGACTCCATTAGCGTTGTCAAATAA
- a CDS encoding response regulator transcription factor, with protein MTRILVVEDEESYREPLTYQLTREGYDVVAVATGTEALSAYDDEQPDLVLLDLMLPGLSGTEVCRELRSRGDVPVIMLTAKDGEIDKVVGLELGADDYVTKPYSFRELLARMRAVLRRHTSASASESTDFRDDDDDQVLHAGPVAMDVERHVVTVRGDSVAFPLKEFDLLEYLLRNAGRVLTRGQLIDRVWGSDYVGDTKTLDVHIKRIRAKIEEDPGSPQLILTVRGLGYKFADVS; from the coding sequence GTGACCCGCATCCTTGTTGTCGAAGATGAAGAGTCATACCGTGAGCCGTTGACTTACCAACTGACCCGGGAAGGGTACGACGTTGTGGCGGTAGCAACAGGAACTGAAGCCCTGAGTGCCTACGACGATGAACAACCTGACCTTGTCCTTCTTGACCTGATGTTGCCGGGTTTGTCCGGAACGGAGGTGTGCCGGGAGCTACGGTCACGCGGTGATGTCCCTGTCATTATGTTGACGGCAAAGGACGGCGAGATTGACAAGGTTGTGGGGTTGGAACTTGGTGCAGACGACTACGTGACAAAGCCCTACTCGTTCCGTGAATTACTGGCACGGATGCGAGCGGTGCTTCGACGCCACACCAGTGCAAGCGCATCCGAATCCACTGACTTCCGTGATGACGACGACGATCAAGTTCTTCACGCTGGCCCTGTAGCGATGGATGTCGAACGGCACGTTGTCACTGTTCGGGGGGACAGCGTGGCGTTTCCATTGAAGGAGTTTGATCTCCTGGAATACCTGCTCCGTAACGCTGGTCGCGTCCTCACTCGAGGGCAACTCATTGACCGCGTCTGGGGGAGCGACTACGTGGGTGACACCAAAACCCTCGACGTGCACATTAAACGGATCAGAGCCAAGATCGAAGAAGACCCGGGTAGCCCGCAACTCATCCTTACCGTCCGGGGACTTGGCTATAAATTTGCCGATGTGAGCTGA
- a CDS encoding sensor histidine kinase: MEGFALIVAGAVGLMTGVFATLAFQYSERQQRRLPQRRHRDLDDGVIRVLAILRSAAIVVRHDDAVVRASAPAYALGIVRGERIAHAAIQDMIDEARKTGLILDEELELPRGPVGRGRVMLQVRVAHLDGEHIVILAEDRTEARRVEMIRRDFTVNVSHELKTPVGAIGLLAETLQDAADDPDAVRHFAGRMQQESERLGALVQEIIELSRLQLQSSAQPLRVIPIDAVLTEATDRAKVVASGRHIEINVATNTGVYVYGDHNLLVTAVRNLVDNAVAYSPEHTTVGVGVKRREDLVEISVVDQGIGISPDHQQRIFERFYRVDPARSRATGGTGLGLSIVKHVAADHGGDVSLWSRPGQGSTFTLRIPAVAEGTIPVKPADPPTIDLKETPQ, encoded by the coding sequence GTGGAAGGTTTCGCGTTGATAGTCGCCGGTGCGGTCGGTTTGATGACCGGGGTCTTTGCAACACTCGCATTTCAATACAGTGAACGCCAACAACGGCGTTTACCCCAGCGCCGTCATCGGGATCTTGATGACGGCGTGATTCGGGTGTTAGCGATTTTACGGTCAGCCGCCATTGTGGTGCGCCATGATGACGCAGTGGTGCGTGCATCGGCGCCTGCCTATGCGTTGGGGATCGTCCGGGGTGAGCGGATCGCTCATGCTGCAATTCAGGACATGATCGATGAGGCTCGGAAAACTGGCCTCATTTTGGATGAGGAATTGGAACTGCCGCGCGGCCCGGTTGGGCGCGGACGTGTGATGCTTCAAGTGCGGGTGGCTCATCTTGACGGCGAACATATTGTCATCCTTGCTGAAGACCGCACAGAAGCTCGTCGAGTGGAAATGATTCGCCGCGACTTCACCGTCAACGTCTCTCATGAACTAAAAACTCCGGTGGGGGCCATTGGTCTGTTAGCGGAAACCCTTCAAGATGCTGCTGATGACCCGGACGCCGTGCGCCATTTTGCGGGGCGTATGCAGCAAGAGTCTGAGCGCCTGGGGGCGCTCGTCCAAGAAATTATTGAACTGTCCCGTTTGCAGTTGCAGTCCTCTGCGCAACCGCTTCGGGTTATTCCTATCGATGCGGTGCTGACAGAAGCCACAGACCGGGCGAAGGTTGTTGCCTCAGGGCGACACATTGAGATCAATGTTGCCACGAACACCGGTGTGTACGTGTATGGGGATCACAACCTTCTTGTCACCGCGGTCCGTAACTTGGTGGATAACGCGGTCGCTTACTCGCCTGAGCACACCACTGTGGGTGTGGGGGTGAAGCGCCGGGAAGACTTGGTGGAAATATCCGTTGTGGATCAAGGCATCGGGATTTCTCCGGATCACCAGCAGCGCATTTTTGAACGTTTTTATCGAGTGGACCCCGCCCGTTCACGAGCCACTGGCGGGACCGGACTGGGGTTGTCGATCGTCAAGCATGTTGCCGCAGATCATGGTGGCGACGTGTCCTTGTGGTCACGACCCGGACAAGGCTCAACTTTTACTCTCCGTATCCCTGCCGTGGCTGAAGGGACAATCCCAGTCAAGCCAGCAGACCCGCCGACCATTGACCTGAAGGAGACTCCACAGTGA
- the phoU gene encoding phosphate signaling complex protein PhoU, protein MRKIFKAELQALGDDLTQMAELVNKAITGASHALLNGDLDTAQQVIVDDQQIDDLERSLDERCVLLLAQQQPVATDLRLVVTALRMSATLERMGDLARHIAQVARRAYPTTAVPAQCTPIFEGMAGAAQRVATRIHGLLDSHDLDMAQTIEEDDEILDNFHTDVFSTLLGGEWEGTPQQTIDVTLLSRYFERFGDHGVSVARRMTFVVTGDFHRAATNDAVS, encoded by the coding sequence ATGCGCAAGATTTTCAAGGCCGAGCTTCAAGCGCTTGGTGACGACCTCACGCAGATGGCTGAACTCGTCAACAAAGCGATCACTGGGGCAAGCCACGCTTTGCTCAATGGAGACCTCGACACAGCACAGCAAGTAATCGTTGATGACCAACAGATCGATGATCTGGAACGCTCGTTGGATGAGCGGTGCGTGCTTCTCCTCGCTCAGCAGCAACCTGTTGCCACTGACCTTCGGTTAGTTGTCACTGCACTGCGAATGAGCGCCACACTGGAGCGGATGGGTGATCTGGCTCGGCACATCGCTCAAGTCGCTCGACGCGCCTACCCGACAACTGCTGTCCCTGCCCAGTGCACCCCCATTTTTGAGGGGATGGCCGGTGCCGCTCAGCGTGTCGCCACCCGGATCCACGGACTCCTCGACTCCCACGATTTGGACATGGCGCAAACCATCGAGGAAGACGACGAGATCCTCGACAACTTCCACACCGATGTGTTCTCCACTCTTCTGGGGGGCGAGTGGGAAGGCACACCGCAGCAAACTATCGATGTGACCCTTCTTTCCCGCTACTTCGAACGGTTTGGTGACCATGGAGTGTCCGTCGCACGACGCATGACGTTTGTTGTCACTGGTGACTTCCACCGTGCTGCCACAAACGACGCTGTGTCGTAA
- a CDS encoding phosphoglyceromutase, protein MTYTLVLLRHGESEWNAKNLFTGWVDVQLSDKGREEARRGGEMLKEADLLPDVVHTSLLLRAITTANLALEAAGRHWIPVKRNWRLNERHYGALQGKDKAQTLAEYGEEQFMLWRRSYDTPPPAIDAGSEFSQDADPRYATDGASDVRTECLKDVLEREIPYWENDIKADLKDGKTVLVAAHGNSLRALVKLLDGISDEDIAGLNIPTGMPLVYELDENFVPVTKGGRYLDPEAAAEAAAAVAAQGKK, encoded by the coding sequence ATGACATACACCCTCGTACTACTCCGTCACGGCGAGAGCGAATGGAACGCGAAGAACCTCTTCACTGGCTGGGTTGATGTCCAGCTTTCCGACAAGGGCCGCGAGGAAGCGCGTCGCGGCGGCGAGATGCTGAAAGAAGCAGATCTCCTCCCCGACGTTGTGCACACCTCATTGTTGCTTCGCGCGATCACCACCGCGAACCTTGCCTTGGAGGCTGCAGGCCGCCACTGGATCCCAGTGAAACGGAACTGGCGCCTCAATGAACGCCACTACGGTGCGTTGCAAGGAAAGGACAAGGCACAAACTCTTGCCGAGTACGGTGAAGAGCAGTTCATGTTGTGGCGTCGTTCCTACGACACGCCGCCACCTGCCATCGACGCTGGCTCAGAGTTCTCGCAAGATGCGGACCCACGGTACGCAACTGACGGTGCAAGCGACGTGCGCACCGAGTGCCTCAAAGACGTTCTGGAACGCGAAATCCCTTACTGGGAAAACGACATCAAAGCGGACCTCAAGGACGGCAAGACTGTTCTTGTGGCAGCACACGGAAACTCTCTGCGTGCGCTTGTCAAACTGCTTGATGGCATCTCTGATGAAGACATTGCTGGGCTCAACATTCCTACGGGCATGCCGTTGGTATACGAACTGGACGAGAACTTTGTTCCCGTGACCAAGGGCGGCCGTTACCTCGACCCAGAAGCTGCAGCAGAAGCTGCAGCGGCAGTTGCTGCTCAGGGCAAGAAGTAA
- the mshA gene encoding D-inositol-3-phosphate glycosyltransferase, translating into MTVSHPAHRVAMLCVHTSPLAQPGTGDAGGMNVYVVELARAMAAQGTEVEIFTRRTTANQPDVVEVDDGVLVRHVTAGPYEGLDKNDLPGQLCYFTQGVLRTEAARQPGWYDIVHSHYWLSGQAGWLAADRWNVPLVHTMHTMARVKNAQLAPGDAPEPRARIIGEEQVVEQSAALVANTDKEAHELHTLYAADPEKVHVVAPGVDLAAFTPPIDDHQRQAERVALGLAPEGDVIVFAGRIQPLKGPDVLVDALALLRSQQPDRPMPTLVIIGGPSGRPAALGELRARVFQRGVAQHVRFVPPADRPTLAQWMRVADYVAMPSRNESFGLVAIEAQACGTPVIAADVGGLTTAVAHKKSGLLVPDHRPQTWAGVLQVALGDTQLRESLRAGARRHAQQFTWDHTATDMLAVYERTRVAASVNTG; encoded by the coding sequence ATGACTGTCTCTCACCCGGCGCACCGCGTCGCGATGCTCTGTGTGCACACGTCGCCGCTGGCCCAGCCAGGGACCGGCGATGCTGGTGGCATGAATGTGTATGTTGTTGAGCTTGCACGTGCTATGGCGGCTCAGGGCACAGAGGTGGAGATTTTCACCCGTCGGACTACAGCGAATCAGCCTGACGTTGTGGAAGTGGATGACGGTGTTCTGGTTCGTCATGTGACTGCCGGACCGTATGAAGGGCTTGATAAGAACGACTTACCGGGTCAGTTATGCTATTTCACGCAAGGGGTGCTTCGCACAGAAGCTGCCCGACAACCTGGGTGGTATGACATCGTTCATTCCCACTATTGGTTGTCGGGGCAGGCAGGATGGTTGGCTGCAGACAGGTGGAACGTTCCACTTGTGCACACAATGCACACGATGGCGCGGGTCAAGAACGCGCAACTCGCCCCGGGGGACGCCCCCGAACCTCGTGCACGCATCATCGGTGAGGAACAGGTGGTGGAGCAGTCAGCGGCGCTTGTCGCTAATACGGACAAAGAGGCACACGAGTTACACACGTTGTATGCAGCTGATCCTGAAAAAGTTCACGTGGTCGCGCCCGGAGTGGACCTTGCTGCGTTCACTCCGCCTATCGATGACCACCAGCGGCAGGCGGAGAGAGTCGCGTTGGGGCTTGCCCCCGAGGGCGATGTCATCGTGTTCGCGGGACGTATCCAGCCGCTCAAGGGTCCTGATGTGTTGGTCGACGCGTTGGCGCTTCTTCGTTCTCAACAGCCTGACCGCCCCATGCCGACCCTCGTCATCATTGGGGGCCCCTCAGGTCGTCCTGCTGCGCTAGGAGAACTGCGGGCTCGAGTCTTTCAGCGGGGGGTTGCGCAACACGTGCGTTTTGTTCCTCCTGCCGACCGCCCGACGTTGGCGCAGTGGATGCGGGTGGCTGACTATGTGGCGATGCCGTCTCGCAATGAAAGTTTTGGGCTTGTCGCCATTGAGGCACAGGCGTGTGGGACTCCGGTGATTGCCGCCGATGTGGGCGGGCTCACCACCGCGGTTGCCCACAAAAAGTCAGGCCTCCTCGTGCCCGATCATCGCCCGCAAACGTGGGCAGGGGTGCTCCAGGTGGCATTGGGCGACACGCAATTACGTGAGTCGCTTCGCGCTGGTGCGCGTCGGCATGCACAACAGTTCACCTGGGATCATACGGCAACCGATATGCTCGCAGTGTACGAACGAACGCGGGTCGCTGCCTCGGTGAACACTGGATGA
- a CDS encoding (2Fe-2S)-binding protein produces MENTADPFAAIRDLIGGDNDTPAEIIPASPEDCATFTDDAMVCTCNNVNAGEIRSLIRSGECNSFDDIQVRTRAGGGCGACIPFVAGIVQVELTAKPHSIS; encoded by the coding sequence ATGGAGAATACTGCCGACCCATTTGCAGCAATCCGCGATCTCATCGGTGGGGACAACGACACCCCAGCGGAGATCATTCCCGCGAGCCCGGAAGACTGCGCCACTTTCACCGATGACGCCATGGTCTGCACCTGTAACAACGTCAACGCAGGCGAGATCCGTTCCCTCATTCGGTCCGGCGAGTGCAACTCCTTCGACGACATCCAAGTCCGAACCCGCGCTGGCGGTGGTTGTGGTGCGTGCATCCCATTCGTAGCTGGCATTGTTCAAGTCGAACTCACCGCAAAGCCTCACAGCATTAGTTAA
- a CDS encoding lactonase family protein, translated as MEQATAARSVDVVLGTYPKDAEPGSGEGMWSARFDRVTGTISDLRQVAQVAAPSFLATTVVSNTRMVYAVSEVPTGQVHGFALREGGVEQRGVVDTMGSQPCHVVVDGDGVLVANYGTGSVATFPVGEHLTKETPVALFQHSGSGPRPDRQEGPHAHYVTSVPATQYMWAVDLGSDAVFLYEGIVKPDGTRGFAARGIAVDLPAGTGPRHVAWDDRGLAYIVGELDRHITVVRPHLSDGSGTILGRFPCGDWDTGREEESESLPSHIAMSTSGRRIYTTVRGRDMLLFWDLPELGEAMDEADGENADVIPCLRGTYRLAGHWPRHFAVVAADDGGDFLLIAQQGSHEIEVLHVATDGVVTQRQSAPIPAPACVVVVD; from the coding sequence ATGGAACAAGCCACAGCGGCGCGCAGTGTCGATGTTGTTCTGGGAACCTATCCGAAGGATGCAGAACCAGGATCAGGCGAGGGGATGTGGTCTGCTCGGTTTGATCGAGTGACAGGTACTATCAGCGATCTCCGCCAGGTCGCTCAGGTTGCTGCGCCGTCGTTCTTGGCCACGACTGTGGTGTCTAATACACGCATGGTGTACGCGGTGTCTGAGGTTCCCACTGGGCAGGTGCACGGTTTTGCTCTGCGTGAGGGCGGCGTCGAGCAGCGGGGTGTTGTCGACACAATGGGGTCACAACCGTGTCACGTTGTTGTTGACGGTGACGGGGTGTTGGTGGCGAACTATGGAACCGGATCGGTGGCAACGTTCCCGGTTGGTGAGCACCTGACGAAGGAGACGCCGGTTGCTCTTTTTCAGCATTCGGGTAGTGGCCCCCGTCCTGATCGTCAGGAAGGCCCCCATGCACACTACGTGACTTCTGTTCCTGCTACCCAATACATGTGGGCGGTTGATCTCGGGAGCGACGCAGTGTTCTTGTATGAGGGAATCGTCAAACCGGATGGAACCCGCGGGTTTGCAGCTCGGGGAATTGCGGTGGACTTGCCAGCGGGTACTGGGCCACGCCATGTGGCGTGGGACGACCGTGGATTGGCGTATATTGTCGGTGAACTTGACCGCCATATCACTGTGGTTCGCCCACATTTGAGTGACGGGTCAGGGACAATTCTTGGCCGCTTCCCATGCGGTGATTGGGACACAGGGCGCGAAGAGGAGAGCGAGTCTCTTCCCTCACATATTGCGATGAGCACATCAGGACGCAGAATTTACACGACTGTGCGCGGTCGAGACATGCTGTTGTTCTGGGATCTGCCTGAGCTCGGTGAAGCCATGGACGAGGCGGATGGTGAGAATGCAGACGTCATTCCGTGTCTGCGAGGGACGTACCGGCTGGCAGGTCATTGGCCTCGCCATTTTGCTGTGGTCGCGGCGGACGACGGTGGCGATTTCCTTCTGATTGCTCAGCAGGGATCCCACGAGATTGAAGTCCTTCATGTGGCCACCGACGGGGTAGTGACGCAACGGCAGAGCGCACCGATTCCTGCCCCTGCGTGTGTTGTCGTGGTGGACTGA
- a CDS encoding histone-like nucleoid-structuring protein Lsr2 gives MAQKVQVILVDDLDGGQADETVAFSLDGTDYEIDLSNEHAQELRGAFDRYLQVARKAQRVSRGRRSAARSQSGPSANVIREWARANGFDVNMRGRISSEIREAYDAANK, from the coding sequence ATGGCTCAGAAGGTTCAGGTCATTCTTGTTGATGACCTCGATGGCGGTCAGGCAGACGAGACTGTCGCTTTTTCGCTCGATGGTACGGATTACGAGATTGACTTGAGTAACGAGCACGCACAAGAGTTGCGTGGTGCTTTTGATCGTTACCTCCAGGTTGCACGCAAAGCTCAGCGTGTTTCTCGTGGTCGCCGCTCCGCTGCCCGCTCGCAGTCGGGCCCGTCAGCAAATGTTATTCGTGAGTGGGCGCGTGCCAATGGGTTCGACGTCAACATGCGTGGTCGTATTTCCTCTGAAATCCGCGAGGCTTACGACGCCGCGAACAAGTAA